ATCCATCCTTTGGTTTATCAGCCGACATATGCATTCACATGTTTAATTACGTGTACATACAAAATATGTGATGAATCTCACATGCCTGCTGAAAGCTGTTGGATACTTTTTGGTTTCTGATAAACTCTGTCAGAAAGGCAAAATTGGCTAAAAGATTTGCAAAATCTCCCAGCAAAAGAACCCCAATGGCCATTTGTTTCCCCCTTCACCGACGCTTCTGTTTCTCTACGTGAACTGTGTGTTCACCTCTTTATGCAACAAATCTCTGATTTCTTGCTCTTATCGTTTTTGGGACTTTGTATTTCGCCCCTGGGTACTGTCAGTCCCATCAAACGACAGATTAGAGGGGAGTAGGTGAAGAAACCTATTCCAGAGAgagatacagatatatatatatagagagagagggttCTGTTTTTCGACCTCTGTTGGGAGTGTTATTGATGGTCCCAGCCTCATTTTTCCTGTACATGAAGATTCTTGATCTGGGCTTATGTAAAAATGTCGACTTTACAGCAGTCCCTTGATGTTGATTTAGAATCAGCTAATTGTGGTAAGGATGGTCGTGGCGGCGGCGGCGACGGCGGCAGCGGTAACTCCCAAGTCCCCGCCGTCAGGGAAGGTGGTGGACCACGCTCCTCTGAGGCAAATGAGATTGTTAGAGTCTTGGAAAATAATGGTAATAATAAGGATAAGGATGAGAGGAGGGAATCCAATGTTTCAGAGCGTTCAGTGGAGATAGTGGATCTGGAATCTGGACTTGATGAGACGAAGCTGCATTTGGACAGAACTGAGAGGGATTGTAGGATTTGCCAGCTGAGCATGGACGCAACCAATCAAGATTATGGGCTCCCCATTGAACTAGGTTGTTCCTGCAAAGATGATTTGGCTGCTGCCCACAAACAATGTGCAGAGGCTTGGTTCAAGATTAAAGGAAACAAGTAAGTTTATCTCACAAACTTCAAACTGTAATTTCATCTCTGATTTTCAATCTCTTTCAGCTTAGGAACCCCCAAATGGAGTGGGATGAATTCTGgtttacttttatttgttCCATGTTTTGCTCTTGTCTGaattttcatcaagaattgGGTGCAATGTTTCATTGGTTTTGTTCTGGTGGTGGTATAGTCCATCAATATGAGTCAAGAATCAGTGAGGCGTTTGCTTTAGATGTGTTGtgatttttcatgtttcttgGCAAGTTTGTGAGTTGGAACTTCATCATTAAGTCTTACAGCCAGAAGGGGTGGGCGGTTGCAGTGTGAGGTGGATAATGTGAAGCTTTTCTTGGGAACAATGGCTGTCACTTTAAAGTGGGAAGTAAAGACTATTCTGATGTGGCAATAGTAGAAATGAAAGGATTGAACAAAAAGATGCACAAACAGCAGCtgtatgaaatgaaaagaatctATACAACATGGAAAAGATGAAAGCACTAGGAAAATTCCACTTTTATGGCcgaatatactttattttttttagtttgtgaGCATCTGACTTTCTTTAGTATTTGTGGGATTGGTAATTATTACTTGCTTGTCATTTTTGTGCAATTCTTGTTGCACTTGTGTTTTTTGactttgattaattatatgttgttttgtggaattccTAAAACCGGGTACTCCGTAATACTGTAATACTGCTTTCTGGTTTCTAGTTTTCTAACTTCAGTATTGACAATTGTTATTGTATTGCAGCCATTTGAGGAGTCAAAATCTTACACATTAGTGTCTTATACccaaatttgtatattttacaaCTTGAGCAGGTGTTGTTAGTCGGTCATCTTGTTTATTCTCGTTTACATTTCCCTTTTGAGGTATCCCCCAAGGATAATTTATTCGGGCAGATGCTTGACTATCCATTGATCCACTCTTTCTATCATGTCTACAAT
The window above is part of the Sesamum indicum cultivar Zhongzhi No. 13 linkage group LG7, S_indicum_v1.0, whole genome shotgun sequence genome. Proteins encoded here:
- the LOC105167095 gene encoding uncharacterized protein LOC105167095: MSTLQQSLDVDLESANCGKDGRGGGGDGGSGNSQVPAVREGGGPRSSEANEIVRVLENNGNNKDKDERRESNVSERSVEIVDLESGLDETKLHLDRTERDCRICQLSMDATNQDYGLPIELGCSCKDDLAAAHKQCAEAWFKIKGNKICEICGSIAQNVVGINEAELIEHWNETNDAPPVVMASAPVSQPRNFWQGHRFLNFLLACMVFAFVISWLFHFNVPS